TTACCGGTTACGGCATCATTGCCGTACCTACCGGCATCGTGACGGCAGAAATAGCCCGCCATACCACGACAATACCAGCTGAAGACCAATCTGCTACCCGCCTTTGCCCGCATTGCTTCACCGAAGGGCATGACCGGGATGCACGTTTCTGCAAACATTGCGGTGGCACCTTGCCGCGTCCGTCAACAAACGATATCAGCTAACCGGACTCCAGAGAGAAATGCCAGAACGAGGCAGGTATTACCCACTTCAACACCACCGAACAAGCTGCTGCTAGTGGGATTTACATGACATACATATAAAAACTAGTGATTTCTGTCTGCCGCCCATAGCTAGATGGATATCAGCCCCTCCCCGGCCGCACAGCCAGTATGGTCCGTGCCAATTGCTCTGCCTGCTGAGCGATACGGTCCGGAGCTTCGTTCATGGCCTCGCCTAGCGTCATTGGTCTGTTGCACAACGAATAGCAGCCGTCAAATGCACCTGTCAGCGCTCCAGCATGATCGGCAATGATGGCGCCGGATAGCAGGCTTACTGGTACGGCCGCCTGCCGGGCCAGGCTGGCAACACAAGCGGGAGCCTTGCCGGACAAGGTCTGGCTATCACTACGGCCTTCACCGGTGAGAACCCAGTCGGCACTGGCGATTTCATCGGCCAGCCCAATATGTTGTGCCACTGCCTGAGCACCAGACACCATGCGCCCCCCCAGCACTTGCATGGCATAACCCAGCCCGCCAGCAGCGCCGGACCCAGGCAAATCCCGCAAAGGATGCGGCAATCCGGCATCAAGCAAACCGGCAAAATACGCAATCCAGCCATCCACCTCCTGAATATCCCTTGCAGATACGCCTTTCTGTGGACCAAAAACCGCCGTTGCGCCTTGCGGGCCAATCAACGGGTTCTCAACATCAGACCAGACCTCAAGACTTACTCCATCCATACAACTGGCCAACCCATCTGTATTCAGCACATGCACGGACGCTAGATCCTGTAAGCGTCCATGCAGCACTACACCAGCTTCATCCATTAGTTGCAGCCCCATGGCAGCAAGGCAACCGGCACCCGCGTCATTGGTGCTGGATCCACCCAGCGCAACAGCAATACGGTGATATCCATCACGCACCAAAGCCCGCAATAATTGGCCCACACCCCGGCTGCTGCGATCTTTAACATCAGAGTTACCAGCATCCGGCAAGCCGATGATGCGAGCAACCTCGAGTACCACCGTACCGTCCGGTAACAAAAGGCAATCCACGTCCATGCTCTGCCCGACCGCATTGCAGACCGGATAACGCAGCCACTCGCCACCGACTGCCGCATGCAATGCA
The sequence above is drawn from the Aquitalea denitrificans genome and encodes:
- a CDS encoding glycerate kinase produces the protein MRWVIAPDSYKGSLDAAGVAQAMRQGIAQVDHQAVCILRPMADGGEGTLDALHAAVGGEWLRYPVCNAVGQSMDVDCLLLPDGTVVLEVARIIGLPDAGNSDVKDRSSRGVGQLLRALVRDGYHRIAVALGGSSTNDAGAGCLAAMGLQLMDEAGVVLHGRLQDLASVHVLNTDGLASCMDGVSLEVWSDVENPLIGPQGATAVFGPQKGVSARDIQEVDGWIAYFAGLLDAGLPHPLRDLPGSGAAGGLGYAMQVLGGRMVSGAQAVAQHIGLADEIASADWVLTGEGRSDSQTLSGKAPACVASLARQAAVPVSLLSGAIIADHAGALTGAFDGCYSLCNRPMTLGEAMNEAPDRIAQQAEQLARTILAVRPGRG